One candidate division WOR-3 bacterium genomic window carries:
- a CDS encoding Hsp20/alpha crystallin family protein yields MKSTLKLWEPFQDLVRLEDEFDRWYDSLVRRFFNPEMRTWMPAIDIAENDGNIEVRAEIPGVNKEDLKVTVEGDVLSISGERKKESETKDKKYHRIERYYGKFCRTINLPYAVEAEKVKATYKDGVLTITLPKPETAKTKEIEVEVK; encoded by the coding sequence ATGAAGAGCACCCTCAAACTTTGGGAGCCATTTCAGGATTTGGTAAGGTTAGAGGATGAGTTTGATCGCTGGTATGATTCACTGGTCAGAAGATTCTTTAACCCCGAAATGCGCACCTGGATGCCGGCAATCGATATTGCCGAGAACGACGGCAATATTGAGGTGCGGGCAGAGATTCCGGGTGTCAACAAGGAAGACCTGAAAGTGACAGTGGAAGGCGATGTTCTCTCCATCTCCGGTGAGCGGAAGAAGGAATCCGAGACCAAGGATAAGAAATACCATCGGATTGAACGGTACTACGGAAAGTTCTGCCGCACCATCAATCTACCGTACGCGGTGGAAGCGGAGAAGGTTAAGGCGACCTACAAAGATGGAGTATTGACCATAACCTTACCAAAGCCTGAAACGGCCAAAACGAAAGAGATTGAAGTCGAAGTTAAGTAA
- a CDS encoding DEAD/DEAH box helicase — MEPQLIKEALERTWKPFFSRFGSFTPIQELTIPHILRGENVVVISPAASGKTEAVIAPIVENLLKKEVRGMKVLYITPTRALVNDLFRRLEEPINSLNLTLGRKTGDHPVIGKKDFPNILLTTPESFDSLLARAPKIFLNLFAVILDEIHLLDNTPRGDQLRVLLIRLRKILEKFNITPQYSALSATIDDLDIGKRYFDSPQVCFLRAPREIEYLLIPARNWVREIFKIVQIRQLKKILIFFNARSLAEGFSQKFRIPPFEDRVFVHHASLPRSQREEIERFMNESDRAILLATSTLELGIDIGDLDAIILYRPPHSISSLLQRIGRGNRRTDKLFALGIYTNNWEKILFETFFDCARRGELYEKRYQPSLSIIPQQIYSYLYQRRRIGTTLKSLIELFRPLYGETVVREVFKQLVNEGNIKEFRTGIYFLSERLENKIAYGKIHSNIAEKSFGEYEVLDTSTGTPVGRIYYLREKFILGGRYWEKVEVKEKERRVFARCIEDGPEFSKIFEGKGAGNYNYLLSVLLKQRFFPALKPEEFPFCYEGKNTYILHFFGSLYGFLVAASLTKEGFEVWDIEGKVLTLSNFQVTEGKFPIPAISSIKKVIAENIVQLEDALGSGAFFYDLPSELQVEDHFLDLDIIGFQEFLAGIELVEVSANDFRRILEFISQK, encoded by the coding sequence ATGGAACCACAACTGATCAAAGAGGCATTAGAAAGAACCTGGAAGCCTTTCTTTAGTCGATTTGGTTCTTTCACTCCTATCCAGGAATTGACCATACCACATATTCTAAGGGGAGAGAATGTGGTGGTGATCTCACCTGCGGCGAGTGGTAAGACCGAGGCCGTGATTGCACCGATTGTGGAGAATCTTCTGAAAAAAGAAGTCAGGGGCATGAAGGTTTTATATATCACACCCACCCGTGCCTTGGTCAATGATCTGTTTCGTCGCCTTGAAGAGCCCATTAATTCATTGAATCTCACGCTGGGTCGGAAGACCGGTGACCATCCGGTAATCGGAAAAAAGGATTTTCCCAATATTCTTTTAACTACTCCGGAGTCATTTGATTCACTCCTTGCTCGCGCGCCCAAAATCTTTCTCAACCTCTTTGCGGTCATTCTTGATGAGATCCATCTTCTTGACAACACCCCAAGGGGTGATCAGTTGAGGGTACTATTGATCCGATTGCGTAAAATACTGGAGAAATTTAATATTACCCCACAATATAGTGCATTATCCGCAACGATTGATGATTTAGATATTGGTAAAAGATATTTTGATTCTCCTCAAGTCTGTTTTCTTCGTGCACCTCGGGAGATTGAGTATCTGTTGATTCCAGCACGGAATTGGGTAAGAGAGATCTTTAAAATTGTGCAGATAAGACAGCTTAAAAAAATTCTAATTTTCTTCAATGCCCGGAGTTTAGCAGAGGGTTTTTCTCAGAAATTCCGGATACCACCATTTGAGGATCGGGTCTTTGTCCACCACGCGAGTCTGCCGCGCAGCCAACGGGAAGAGATAGAGAGATTCATGAATGAATCGGACCGGGCAATACTCCTGGCGACCTCCACCTTAGAGTTGGGGATTGATATAGGTGATCTCGATGCGATAATTCTTTATCGCCCTCCCCATAGTATCTCCTCACTTCTTCAAAGAATTGGTCGAGGAAATCGTCGGACCGACAAACTCTTTGCACTTGGTATTTATACAAATAATTGGGAAAAAATCCTTTTTGAGACATTCTTTGATTGTGCGCGCCGGGGCGAACTCTATGAAAAAAGATATCAACCATCTCTTTCAATCATTCCACAGCAGATTTATTCTTATCTTTATCAACGACGGCGGATCGGGACGACATTAAAAAGTCTTATTGAGTTATTTCGTCCGCTTTATGGTGAAACAGTGGTGAGGGAGGTCTTCAAACAATTAGTGAATGAAGGGAATATAAAAGAGTTTCGAACCGGGATTTACTTTCTCAGTGAACGACTTGAGAACAAGATAGCCTATGGTAAGATTCACTCCAACATTGCGGAAAAATCGTTCGGCGAATATGAGGTTTTGGATACCAGCACCGGGACACCGGTGGGACGAATCTATTATTTACGGGAAAAGTTTATCTTGGGAGGTAGATACTGGGAAAAGGTTGAGGTTAAAGAAAAAGAACGCCGGGTTTTTGCCCGTTGTATCGAGGATGGACCCGAATTTTCAAAGATATTTGAAGGAAAGGGCGCGGGTAATTATAATTATTTACTTTCCGTCCTGCTAAAACAAAGATTCTTCCCAGCATTGAAACCCGAAGAATTTCCTTTTTGCTACGAGGGCAAAAACACCTATATTCTTCATTTCTTCGGCTCCCTTTATGGTTTCTTGGTCGCAGCATCTTTAACCAAAGAAGGCTTTGAAGTTTGGGATATTGAGGGGAAGGTTCTCACTCTATCAAATTTTCAAGTTACCGAAGGTAAATTTCCGATCCCAGCAATTTCTTCAATAAAAAAGGTCATTGCGGAAAACATTGTGCAGCTTGAGGATGCACTGGGCAGTGGAGCGTTCTTTTATGACCTGCCTTCCGAATTGCAGGTGGAAGACCATTTTTTAGATCTTGATATTATCGGCTTTCAGGAATTTCTTGCTGGGATAGAGCTCGTAGAAGTTTCTGCTAACGATTTCCGAAGGATATTGGAGTTTATCAGTCAGAAGTAA
- a CDS encoding adenylosuccinate synthase, whose translation MIAAVVGLQWGDEGKGKVVDYLAKEFDINIRFQGGPNAGHTVWRDNNKYVFHQIPSGVLNKNVTGFIGAGCVFDPAIFFEELSEIKKFDPGIETRIKISRFCHLIFPYHIMLDKIKEETTHGIGTTKKGIGMAYEDKYARIGIRLGDLYNPETLEKKLRVNISRKNLILMEIFHAEPLSDNEIIEKCFEYAYKLKPFVVNDLEFLNQAVLENKKILFEGAQGALLDVNFGTYPFVTSSHTITGGLFVGVAGAPMRIDRVIGVAKAYTTRVGMGPFPTEDKSEFGENLRRFGNEYGATTGRPRRCGAFDTLVVRYAARLTNAQELFLTKLDVLSYFETLKIAVGYANAREFDPFYAEELEPVYEEIPGFKKDISHVKSFDELPAEAKEYIKLIEHYTGLKVSYISVGAGNDAVIKRI comes from the coding sequence ATGATTGCAGCAGTTGTTGGGCTCCAGTGGGGTGACGAAGGAAAAGGTAAGGTCGTTGATTATCTGGCAAAAGAATTTGATATCAATATTAGATTCCAGGGTGGACCGAATGCGGGGCATACGGTATGGCGTGATAATAATAAATATGTTTTTCACCAGATTCCAAGCGGGGTTTTGAACAAAAATGTAACCGGATTTATCGGTGCCGGGTGTGTTTTTGATCCCGCAATTTTTTTTGAAGAATTAAGCGAAATTAAAAAATTTGATCCAGGAATTGAAACAAGAATAAAGATATCCCGGTTTTGTCACTTGATATTTCCGTATCATATTATGCTCGATAAAATAAAAGAGGAGACCACCCATGGTATCGGTACTACCAAAAAAGGAATCGGCATGGCATATGAAGATAAATATGCCCGTATCGGCATCCGCCTTGGAGATCTCTATAACCCGGAAACGCTGGAAAAAAAACTGCGGGTAAATATCTCGCGCAAAAATTTAATATTAATGGAAATATTCCATGCCGAACCGCTCTCGGATAATGAGATAATTGAAAAATGTTTTGAATATGCCTACAAGCTCAAACCATTTGTGGTGAATGACCTTGAGTTTTTAAACCAGGCGGTCCTTGAGAATAAGAAAATTCTTTTCGAAGGTGCCCAGGGAGCACTTCTCGATGTAAATTTTGGTACCTATCCCTTTGTTACTTCTTCTCATACCATCACCGGTGGACTATTCGTTGGGGTTGCCGGTGCACCTATGCGTATTGACCGTGTAATTGGTGTGGCAAAGGCATACACAACACGGGTGGGAATGGGTCCGTTTCCTACCGAAGACAAAAGCGAGTTTGGCGAGAACTTGAGAAGATTCGGCAATGAATATGGTGCCACCACTGGTCGACCACGGCGCTGTGGTGCTTTTGATACATTGGTTGTTAGATATGCCGCACGCCTGACGAATGCTCAGGAATTATTTTTGACCAAACTTGATGTGCTGTCGTATTTTGAAACCTTAAAGATTGCAGTAGGTTATGCTAATGCCCGGGAATTCGATCCTTTTTATGCCGAGGAATTGGAACCGGTTTATGAAGAGATTCCCGGGTTTAAAAAAGATATTTCTCATGTTAAATCATTTGATGAATTGCCTGCGGAGGCAAAGGAGTATATAAAACTCATTGAGCATTACACCGGTTTAAAAGTTTCGTATATTTCAGTCGGTGCGGGAAATGATGCGGTAATAAAAAGGATTTAA
- a CDS encoding 2-isopropylmalate synthase: MVNKKEVIVMNERILIFDTTLRDGEQAPGFSMNVAEKLRVARQLERLRVDIIEAGFPIASEGDFNAVKRIAQELKTVTIAALARANETDIRCAAKALEKARFPRLHIFIATSDIHLEKKLKMSRRQVIDTVGKTIEFARKYIDDIEFSAEDATRSEWEFLKEVYSVAIKSGASTINIPDTVGYAVPEEFARLISYLKSNVENIENVVISVHCHNDLGMAVANSLAAIKSGARQVECTINGIGERAGNASLEEVAMNIKTRKDFYRIQCNVETKFLYPTSRLIRHITGIPVQPNKAIVGDNAFAHEAGIHQDGVLKDRRTYEIMTPKKVGFPTSIFVLGKHSGRHALKERLKVLGYELPTEEFEKTFVAFKNLADKKKIVYDEDLEAIVLDEVFNIPRKYRLHSVNISCGTNVVPTATVEMKIDNKLIKKSCSGNGPVDAVYRTIASITKIKTNLIKFSVQSLTPETDAMGEVTVYLKAHGMTVTGRGAHTDIVVASAKAYVDALNKIAFKKENKWRDDGHDHHRKDNCRT; this comes from the coding sequence ATGGTTAATAAAAAGGAGGTAATTGTAATGAATGAGAGGATATTAATATTTGATACCACATTACGCGATGGTGAACAGGCACCAGGATTCAGCATGAATGTAGCAGAAAAATTAAGGGTTGCCAGACAACTTGAAAGATTGAGGGTGGATATAATTGAAGCCGGATTTCCGATTGCGTCCGAAGGCGATTTTAATGCGGTGAAAAGGATTGCTCAGGAATTAAAAACAGTAACGATTGCGGCTCTGGCACGGGCGAATGAAACTGATATTCGGTGTGCTGCCAAGGCTTTAGAAAAAGCACGCTTCCCCCGCCTCCACATCTTTATCGCCACATCCGATATACACCTTGAGAAAAAACTTAAGATGTCCCGGCGACAGGTGATTGATACTGTAGGAAAGACGATCGAATTCGCCCGCAAATATATTGATGACATTGAATTCTCCGCCGAAGATGCAACGAGGAGCGAATGGGAATTTTTAAAAGAGGTTTATTCGGTTGCAATCAAGTCTGGGGCATCAACTATAAACATACCCGATACTGTAGGATATGCCGTTCCTGAGGAATTTGCGCGCCTCATCTCGTATCTAAAGTCGAATGTAGAAAATATTGAAAATGTTGTCATCAGTGTCCATTGTCACAATGATCTCGGCATGGCAGTTGCCAATTCTCTTGCCGCAATTAAAAGTGGTGCCCGTCAAGTTGAGTGTACTATTAATGGAATCGGCGAAAGGGCAGGCAACGCGTCGCTTGAGGAGGTCGCCATGAATATTAAAACAAGAAAAGATTTTTACAGAATTCAATGTAATGTAGAAACAAAATTTCTTTATCCAACAAGTCGTCTCATCAGACACATAACAGGAATTCCTGTTCAGCCTAATAAGGCAATCGTCGGTGATAATGCATTTGCCCATGAGGCAGGAATCCACCAGGATGGTGTTCTAAAGGATCGCAGGACTTATGAAATCATGACCCCGAAGAAAGTGGGATTTCCAACGAGCATCTTCGTTCTTGGCAAACATTCAGGTAGGCATGCATTGAAAGAACGATTAAAAGTACTTGGTTATGAACTGCCAACCGAAGAATTTGAAAAGACCTTCGTTGCGTTTAAGAATCTTGCGGATAAGAAAAAGATTGTGTATGATGAAGATCTGGAAGCAATCGTCCTCGACGAAGTCTTTAATATCCCCCGCAAATATAGATTGCATAGTGTCAATATCTCCTGCGGAACGAATGTAGTACCAACCGCAACTGTTGAGATGAAGATTGATAATAAATTAATAAAAAAATCCTGTTCGGGTAATGGACCAGTCGATGCTGTTTATAGAACGATTGCATCCATCACCAAGATTAAAACCAACCTCATAAAATTCTCAGTCCAATCATTGACCCCAGAGACCGATGCCATGGGTGAAGTAACGGTTTATCTAAAGGCACACGGGATGACCGTAACCGGCCGTGGCGCGCATACCGATATCGTAGTTGCTAGTGCCAAGGCTTATGTTGATGCCTTAAATAAAATTGCATTTAAAAAGGAAAATAAATGGAGGGACGATGGGCATGACCATCACCGAAAAGATAATTGCCGCACATAG
- the glmS gene encoding glutamine--fructose-6-phosphate transaminase (isomerizing) gives MCGIVGYIGPRDITSVLLNGLWRLEYRGYDSSGIAVINNEELLIRKVPGKLSELQELLKRAPVSGNIGIGHTRWATHGSPHEENTHPLVDCNEELALVVNGIIENYHLLKEELEKRGHLFRSYTDSEVIVHLIEENLKATLFDAVLQVVSKLKGNFAFAVIYTREPECIVCARHDAPLVLSINKDEAALASDVSGVITIFDKIIDMPNDTVAMIAPQKYMIKSFKGEEVAIQPRKVTIRITDIEKGNYPHFMLKEIFEQPQVLSRIVQERIIGDMISLGAEVNFTEKDFLKVSRIYIQACGTSWHAGVVGKYLIERFARVSTEVDISSEFRYRDTVLDGNTMVMAISQSGETADTIAGLREAKARFLKVLSLVNVPHSSIYRESDGNIPIMAGPEIGVASTKAYTAEILNLYLFSLYLGRLRGFLKDEDVRFHLEEIKKIPRQVEEILEKQDEIRKIALNYYNARDFLFLGRGINYPTALEGALKLKEISYIHATGYAAGEMKHGPIALIDENMPVVCINPQSSVYEKMYSNIEEVVARRGQVISVVTEGDQPTSAISKHVIEIPPCIEFISPILAVIPLQLLAYFIATFKGLDVDRPRNLAKSVTVE, from the coding sequence ATGTGTGGGATTGTTGGATATATTGGTCCCCGGGATATTACGAGTGTTCTTTTAAATGGATTGTGGAGGCTTGAATATCGGGGATATGATTCCAGTGGTATTGCGGTGATAAATAATGAAGAGTTGTTAATTCGCAAGGTTCCTGGAAAATTGAGTGAACTCCAGGAATTACTTAAAAGGGCACCGGTGAGTGGAAACATCGGTATCGGCCATACCCGTTGGGCAACCCATGGGAGCCCTCATGAAGAGAATACCCATCCTCTCGTTGATTGTAACGAAGAACTTGCCTTGGTGGTTAATGGAATAATAGAAAATTATCACCTATTAAAAGAAGAACTGGAGAAAAGGGGACATCTATTCCGCTCCTATACCGATTCGGAAGTGATCGTTCATCTAATTGAGGAAAATTTGAAAGCCACCTTGTTTGATGCAGTCTTGCAGGTTGTTTCAAAGCTTAAGGGGAATTTTGCTTTTGCGGTGATTTACACCCGAGAACCGGAATGTATCGTCTGTGCCCGGCATGATGCTCCATTGGTTTTAAGTATCAACAAAGATGAAGCTGCCCTGGCGAGCGATGTTTCTGGTGTGATTACGATATTTGACAAAATAATTGACATGCCCAATGATACAGTAGCAATGATTGCACCCCAGAAGTACATGATAAAAAGCTTTAAGGGCGAAGAGGTAGCGATCCAGCCCCGGAAGGTAACCATCCGAATTACGGATATTGAAAAAGGCAATTATCCCCATTTCATGCTTAAAGAAATCTTTGAACAACCCCAGGTTCTCTCCCGGATTGTTCAGGAACGGATAATCGGAGATATGATAAGCCTGGGTGCAGAGGTCAATTTTACTGAAAAAGACTTTTTAAAGGTCTCACGAATCTATATCCAGGCCTGTGGAACATCCTGGCATGCCGGGGTGGTGGGTAAATACTTGATTGAGCGGTTTGCCCGGGTCAGCACGGAAGTTGATATTTCGAGTGAATTTCGTTACCGGGATACTGTCCTTGACGGTAATACCATGGTGATGGCGATCAGTCAATCCGGTGAGACGGCGGATACCATCGCGGGTCTAAGAGAAGCAAAGGCGAGATTTTTGAAGGTGCTTTCTTTGGTGAATGTGCCTCATTCAAGTATTTACCGGGAGTCGGATGGTAATATTCCAATCATGGCCGGTCCCGAGATCGGTGTCGCTTCCACCAAGGCCTACACCGCAGAAATATTAAATCTCTACCTGTTCAGTCTTTATCTGGGTAGATTAAGGGGGTTTTTGAAAGATGAAGATGTCCGTTTCCATCTGGAGGAGATAAAAAAGATACCACGGCAGGTTGAAGAGATATTAGAAAAGCAGGATGAGATTAGAAAGATTGCTTTGAATTATTATAATGCCCGGGATTTTTTATTTCTGGGTCGGGGGATAAACTATCCGACCGCCCTGGAGGGAGCTCTGAAATTAAAAGAAATATCTTATATACACGCCACGGGTTATGCTGCTGGAGAGATGAAACATGGTCCGATTGCCTTGATTGATGAAAATATGCCGGTAGTGTGTATCAATCCGCAATCCAGTGTCTATGAGAAGATGTACAGCAATATTGAAGAGGTGGTTGCCCGTCGGGGACAAGTAATTAGCGTGGTCACCGAAGGGGATCAGCCAACAAGTGCCATAAGCAAACATGTCATTGAAATTCCACCCTGCATCGAATTTATCTCGCCCATCCTGGCAGTAATTCCTTTACAGCTACTTGCCTATTTCATTGCTACTTTCAAAGGGCTTGATGTGGATCGGCCGCGAAATCTTGCCAAGAGTGTCACCGTTGAATAA